In one window of Corynebacterium incognita DNA:
- a CDS encoding FtsW/RodA/SpoVE family cell cycle protein — protein sequence MSAPTTNRSPQGGTPQSQAAPRRGFLSNVASTWDYVRQRPGFDYLMLRIIIFLLVGIGLAMVYSASMTWSLAENTSLWAQALRQSIMVFAGFIGFVMMLRLRPSFIRKAVPWLLGISILLLVLVLIPGIGTGREEVGSQSWIVLGPLSLQPSEIARVTVGIYGAAVLADRKQARLSFKDPFAIYGYIASAMFLLIILEGDVGMAASFAVVVVLTMFFAGFDWRALALIFFLGALGLVGLLLGGGFRSHRFHTYFDALRGNIEDTQGTGFQAYQGFLSLADGGVSGVGLGQSRAKWFYLPEAKNDFIYAIVGEELGLWGAALVVILFGGLGWIGIRTASRAQTQFQALLAATLTAGVVSQAFFNIGYVVGLLPVTGIQLPMISAGGTSAIITITSMGLLASVARHEPENISAMQNYGRPLFDRLFFIPEPRPAQSAGSRARGRRGEVRGDRPADVDRHAPQRRRGPGSGDRDTRGQRTARGARGSRSARGGREEYGRPVTSRRSRAQFRDDRGQRW from the coding sequence TTGAGCGCACCAACAACGAACCGCTCCCCGCAAGGCGGTACGCCGCAGTCACAAGCGGCGCCCCGACGCGGGTTCCTCAGTAATGTCGCCAGCACCTGGGACTACGTCCGCCAACGCCCGGGTTTTGACTATTTGATGCTCCGCATCATCATCTTCCTGCTGGTGGGTATCGGCCTGGCTATGGTGTATTCCGCCTCTATGACCTGGTCACTGGCAGAAAACACCAGCCTATGGGCGCAGGCCCTGCGGCAATCCATCATGGTGTTTGCGGGCTTCATCGGTTTCGTGATGATGCTGCGCCTGCGGCCGTCGTTTATCCGCAAAGCAGTGCCTTGGTTGCTGGGTATTTCCATCCTTTTGCTCGTGCTCGTGCTCATTCCGGGCATTGGCACCGGCCGTGAGGAAGTGGGCTCACAGTCGTGGATTGTTCTCGGTCCGCTGTCCCTACAGCCGTCGGAGATTGCCCGCGTGACCGTGGGTATTTACGGTGCGGCGGTACTTGCTGACCGCAAGCAGGCGCGGTTGTCCTTCAAGGATCCATTCGCCATTTACGGCTATATCGCCAGCGCGATGTTCCTGCTCATCATTTTGGAGGGCGACGTTGGCATGGCGGCCTCCTTCGCGGTCGTCGTGGTGCTCACCATGTTCTTCGCTGGCTTCGACTGGCGGGCGCTGGCACTCATCTTCTTCCTCGGCGCGCTGGGACTGGTGGGCCTGTTGCTGGGCGGCGGCTTCCGCTCGCATCGTTTCCACACCTACTTCGATGCCCTGCGCGGCAATATCGAGGACACTCAGGGCACCGGCTTCCAGGCCTACCAGGGCTTTTTGTCGCTTGCCGACGGCGGCGTGTCCGGCGTGGGCCTCGGCCAGTCCCGCGCCAAATGGTTCTATCTCCCGGAGGCCAAGAACGACTTTATCTACGCCATCGTCGGCGAGGAGCTGGGCCTGTGGGGCGCGGCACTCGTGGTCATCTTGTTCGGCGGGCTGGGATGGATTGGTATTCGCACGGCCTCGCGCGCCCAAACCCAATTCCAGGCGCTCCTGGCTGCAACGCTCACCGCGGGCGTCGTGTCGCAGGCTTTCTTCAACATCGGCTACGTGGTGGGCCTGCTGCCCGTGACCGGTATTCAGCTACCGATGATCTCCGCGGGCGGTACCTCGGCGATCATTACGATTACCTCAATGGGGCTACTCGCCTCGGTGGCGCGCCACGAACCGGAGAACATCTCGGCCATGCAAAACTACGGCCGCCCACTGTTTGACCGCCTTTTCTTTATCCCGGAGCCGCGCCCAGCGCAGTCGGCTGGCTCCCGGGCCCGCGGTCGCCGCGGTGAGGTGCGGGGTGACCGGCCCGCCGACGTCGACAGGCATGCACCACAGCGTCGCCGGGGCCCTGGATCCGGCGACAGGGACACGCGCGGGCAGCGCACCGCCCGTGGGGCACGTGGGAGCCGTTCTGCTCGCGGCGGCCGGGAAGAGTACGGGCGCCCGGTAACTTCTCGACGCTCCCGCGCGCAGTTCCGCGATGACCGGGGACAGCGCTGGTAG
- the murD gene encoding UDP-N-acetylmuramoyl-L-alanine--D-glutamate ligase: protein MEPNAGVAAADKATATQVLSGHILVAGAGVSGKACARFISSLGARVTVADGSAEARETVAAELGVSTADPEVLIAGGVADYSLVVTSPGWRPDSPLLVAAQGAGIEVIGDVELAFRLDRAEVFGPQRTWLVVTGTNGKTTTTGMLASMMEQAAVRTGDTAAAVGNIGVSLFDALESPERISVLAAELSSFQLHWSSTLTPDVGALLNLADDHLDWHGSFGHYAASKAKALTGAVAVVGEDAAVVAECERLQQAGTLAPRVVRFSDTAPEAGNVGVVDATLVDRSTGQDLQLCSVAGIEPPGRAGTLDAAAAAAIARQAGATPEEIALGLAAYKVAGHRGEVVANINGVAYIDNSKATNPHAMGAALGGLDNVVLIAGGQLKGADVVPELRAHAHQLKAVVAFGLDRELVAAAVAAAAADVPVVVVEGTEPAGTMDDVVKHAAQHAEAGDTVLLAPAGASLDMYTGMAQRGDLFAASARALA from the coding sequence ATGGAACCCAACGCTGGAGTCGCTGCGGCGGATAAGGCCACCGCAACGCAGGTGCTCTCAGGACACATCTTGGTCGCTGGTGCCGGCGTAAGCGGTAAGGCCTGCGCGCGTTTTATTTCTTCGCTTGGGGCTCGGGTCACCGTGGCCGACGGCAGCGCCGAGGCCCGCGAGACCGTCGCGGCGGAACTGGGAGTATCCACTGCGGATCCGGAGGTACTTATCGCCGGTGGGGTAGCAGACTACTCCCTGGTAGTGACCTCGCCGGGCTGGCGCCCAGACTCGCCACTGCTCGTGGCCGCACAGGGCGCGGGCATCGAGGTCATCGGTGACGTCGAGCTGGCCTTTCGGCTCGACCGCGCGGAGGTCTTTGGCCCGCAGCGCACTTGGCTCGTGGTCACCGGCACCAACGGCAAGACCACGACCACGGGCATGTTGGCGTCCATGATGGAGCAGGCTGCGGTGCGCACCGGTGACACGGCCGCTGCGGTGGGCAACATCGGGGTCTCGCTGTTCGACGCCCTGGAATCTCCCGAGCGCATCAGCGTACTCGCTGCGGAGCTCTCCAGCTTCCAGCTGCACTGGTCCTCCACGCTGACCCCGGACGTGGGCGCGCTGCTCAACTTGGCCGATGACCACCTAGACTGGCACGGCAGCTTTGGCCACTACGCCGCGTCAAAGGCCAAGGCCTTGACCGGAGCCGTGGCGGTGGTGGGCGAGGACGCCGCCGTCGTCGCGGAATGCGAGCGCCTGCAGCAAGCAGGCACCTTGGCCCCGCGCGTGGTGCGCTTTAGTGACACCGCCCCGGAGGCAGGCAACGTCGGGGTCGTCGATGCCACGCTGGTGGATCGTTCCACTGGTCAAGACCTTCAGCTGTGCAGCGTCGCAGGTATTGAGCCGCCGGGGCGCGCGGGGACTTTGGACGCCGCGGCGGCCGCGGCTATCGCCCGCCAGGCAGGCGCCACGCCGGAGGAGATCGCCTTAGGCCTGGCCGCGTACAAGGTCGCGGGCCACCGTGGCGAGGTCGTGGCGAATATCAATGGCGTGGCCTACATCGACAACTCCAAGGCCACCAACCCGCACGCGATGGGCGCTGCTCTCGGCGGGCTCGACAACGTCGTGCTCATCGCCGGTGGCCAGCTCAAGGGCGCAGACGTGGTCCCGGAACTGCGGGCGCATGCCCACCAACTCAAGGCCGTCGTTGCCTTTGGACTAGACCGCGAACTCGTCGCCGCTGCCGTCGCCGCGGCCGCGGCGGACGTGCCGGTCGTGGTGGTGGAGGGCACGGAGCCCGCCGGGACCATGGACGACGTCGTCAAGCACGCAGCGCAACACGCCGAAGCCGGGGATACCGTGCTTTTGGCACCGGCTGGTGCATCGTTGGATATGTACACGGGCATGGCGCAGCGTGGCGATCTTTTTGCTGCGTCCGCACGCGCATTGGCATAA